A single Crateriforma conspicua DNA region contains:
- a CDS encoding PQQ-binding-like beta-propeller repeat protein yields the protein MISFHSLTADQPQWGDARTHNLVSGETGLPDHLDPTAAGNLRWSIDMGNSSYGTPVIVDGKVIIGGNNSAPMDDRFTGIRGTLLCLDEASGELIWQLTVPKLTDKKYLDWHLGGICSAPTVVGDHVYVVSNRAEVLCLDINGLADGNDGPFVDEVAFIIAGSDSPLTLEPHDADILWRFSMTEQLDVHHHDAAHSIILAHGDHLYLNTANGVDPKHSHIPQPDAPSLIVLDRHTGGLLATDGLGIGNEIFHCNWSSPVVANVDGRDRIIFCGGNGICYGFEPLPSDAKPDRERTLRKVWQFDLDPGSPKEHVHDFVGNRHESPTNVMSQPVVVGQRLFVSSGGDIWWGKNEASLQCIDLSGTGDVTTTNLLWRFPLGRHCSASPTIHEGLVYIGDFGRTFYCLDADSGATVWKHPTKAEFWSTALVADGKVYVGNKRGSMFVFEAGRQKKLISEMQFETGLYGSPVASAGTLYISTFSRFIAFAR from the coding sequence ATGATCAGTTTCCACTCGCTGACGGCCGATCAACCGCAATGGGGCGACGCGCGGACCCACAACTTGGTCTCCGGCGAAACCGGTCTTCCCGATCACTTGGATCCCACCGCCGCAGGAAATTTGCGGTGGTCGATCGATATGGGAAATTCGTCTTACGGCACGCCGGTGATCGTCGACGGCAAGGTCATCATCGGTGGCAATAACAGTGCGCCGATGGACGATCGCTTCACAGGAATCCGCGGAACGCTGTTGTGCTTGGATGAAGCGTCCGGCGAATTGATCTGGCAGCTGACCGTGCCGAAGTTGACGGACAAGAAGTACCTGGATTGGCATCTCGGCGGGATCTGTTCCGCGCCGACCGTCGTGGGTGACCATGTCTATGTGGTCAGCAACCGAGCGGAGGTGTTGTGCCTGGACATCAACGGCTTGGCCGACGGAAACGATGGCCCGTTTGTCGATGAAGTCGCGTTCATCATCGCCGGCAGCGATTCGCCGTTGACGCTGGAGCCTCATGACGCCGACATCCTTTGGCGTTTTTCGATGACCGAGCAGCTGGACGTGCATCACCACGACGCCGCCCACAGCATCATCCTGGCCCATGGCGATCACCTGTACCTGAACACGGCCAACGGCGTCGATCCGAAGCACAGTCATATCCCCCAGCCCGACGCGCCCAGCCTGATCGTTCTGGATCGACACACCGGTGGGCTGTTGGCGACCGATGGTTTGGGAATCGGCAACGAGATCTTTCATTGCAATTGGTCGTCGCCCGTGGTCGCCAATGTCGACGGCCGCGATCGTATTATCTTTTGCGGCGGCAATGGAATCTGTTACGGCTTCGAACCTTTGCCGTCTGACGCGAAACCCGATCGCGAGCGAACGCTTCGCAAAGTCTGGCAGTTTGATCTGGACCCAGGTTCGCCCAAGGAACACGTTCACGACTTCGTCGGCAATCGACACGAAAGTCCGACGAACGTGATGAGTCAGCCGGTGGTCGTGGGCCAGCGGTTGTTCGTCAGTAGCGGTGGCGACATCTGGTGGGGCAAGAACGAAGCCTCACTCCAGTGCATCGATTTGTCGGGCACCGGCGACGTCACGACGACAAACTTGTTGTGGCGATTTCCTTTGGGGCGTCACTGCAGTGCATCCCCGACCATCCACGAGGGCTTGGTCTACATCGGGGACTTTGGCCGCACGTTTTATTGCCTGGATGCTGACTCCGGTGCAACCGTTTGGAAACACCCGACAAAAGCAGAATTCTGGTCGACCGCACTGGTCGCCGACGGGAAAGTCTACGTGGGGAACAAGCGAGGATCGATGTTTGTTTTTGAAGCCGGTCGACAAAAGAAACTGATCAGCGAAATGCAATTTGAAACCGGTTTGTACGGCAGCCCCGTCGCCTCCGCCGGCACGCTGTACATCTCCACCTTCAGCCGCTTCATCGCCTTCGCTCGCTGA
- a CDS encoding endonuclease domain-containing protein, with protein MIDHARRRRSDATTSEGLLWSLHRGKQLCGPKFQREHPVGSYIADFACVTEQLVVEIDGGYHDENAEADLQRQEAIERLGWRIIRFTDQEVEQDAEAVCRALASFLGIPYDFQERSRNGSGFRSVHASPVKRRREG; from the coding sequence CTGATCGATCACGCACGTCGGCGCAGAAGTGATGCGACCACCTCCGAGGGTCTGCTGTGGAGTTTGCACCGTGGCAAGCAGTTGTGCGGACCGAAGTTCCAACGCGAGCACCCGGTTGGCTCGTATATCGCGGACTTCGCCTGTGTCACCGAGCAACTCGTCGTTGAGATCGACGGCGGGTATCACGATGAGAATGCCGAAGCCGACTTGCAACGGCAGGAAGCTATCGAACGTTTGGGTTGGCGGATCATTCGGTTCACCGACCAAGAGGTCGAACAAGACGCTGAGGCTGTTTGTCGTGCGCTCGCGAGTTTCTTGGGGATCCCGTACGACTTTCAAGAGAGGTCGCGGAATGGATCCGGGTTTCGCAGCGTTCATGCGTCGCCGGTGAAAAGACGTAGGGAGGGATGA
- a CDS encoding CRTAC1 family protein — protein MNRKQIRIASATLFSALILLAGTTGCDRQTETPETTERRPESFRTKYRALIRSGNLAAADELVVAEMVRRPDDVDVLRLAAELSAERGQWDEAAQRYQAFIESGATVDDKIRQQWFDARCAAGDVMQCIAELQQESKPTEFQRRQLSRLAAIVGDVWLSQQAMLDLLSDRRIDPLEAALLTCFRQPRESNEDFIKAALDKHPTDQRPSMALAVRQWLAQDRASAIEILEPIVQQHADYRPAIGLLGFLYADSADFQSLRELLQEFSPDSIDRAEYWYAFGVAKQQAGANEAAIGAFAKSVDDPFLGMLASGRMATVLAAAGKLDSAKAFTADDATYKQLCMAQGTFLNSGQQSQKACLEIAELLATLGREREVQFWTRLASSRTSEPVDDLTAQTRSINRAARTSERNNLLASLRQQYPVVASELEATGPSDVADTASGRIPSVDFEQLTPVRLIDEAKQRGLEFTFNHGERDGSLGRWILHITGGGVAARDFDRDGWPDILMTQAGSDPRSGGATETAGTSDALFWNHDGTFSRAPDWAIDSRGYGQGVAAGDVNGDGFDDLFIATVDRNRLWINRGDGTFRDATEQAQMTSRQWSCSVAMADLNGDGLSDLIETNYTEKPASLDLPCYDDDGELTACMPLAFGPTPDYLWLSNGDGTFRNDGDWDEPSRQGRGLGVLVADVDASGELDVLVANDQSANHLWQRRDDRWVDMGTLRGLAVGSVGRPQGCMGIAWGDPDDDGDMDLMVTNYTNEHNNFFVQQSAGHFIDRAAMSGMTDISLVMLGFGVALTDLDVDGRDEVFIANGLVNKNTDPGLPFKQPAQVLRTSGIRLWDDLRTEGTYLEEPHVGRAIGLADFNRDGLTDIAITHLGEPAGLLINHSDVETSDRWIAFDLVANNSDRDAVGSTVTVKTNLRDRVIQRVAGYGYQSTHDRVLKTTLASGEKIESVQVRWRGGGTDDLGPLATGSVWQLRQGESDPILLGGLPGGQ, from the coding sequence ATGAACAGAAAGCAAATTCGAATTGCCTCGGCGACCCTGTTTTCGGCGTTGATCTTGTTGGCCGGCACGACCGGGTGTGATCGGCAAACGGAAACGCCAGAGACGACCGAACGAAGGCCGGAGAGTTTTCGGACGAAGTATCGCGCGTTGATCCGTTCGGGAAACTTGGCGGCGGCCGACGAATTGGTCGTCGCGGAAATGGTTCGTCGTCCGGACGACGTGGACGTGCTGCGACTGGCGGCGGAATTATCGGCCGAGCGTGGTCAGTGGGACGAAGCAGCCCAACGATACCAAGCCTTCATCGAATCCGGCGCGACGGTCGACGATAAGATTCGCCAGCAATGGTTCGACGCGCGATGTGCCGCCGGCGACGTGATGCAGTGCATTGCGGAACTGCAACAAGAATCGAAACCGACCGAGTTTCAGCGGCGGCAATTGAGTCGTCTGGCTGCGATCGTCGGCGATGTCTGGCTTTCACAGCAAGCGATGTTGGACTTGCTCAGCGATCGGCGGATCGACCCGCTGGAGGCTGCTCTGTTGACTTGTTTTCGTCAACCACGCGAAAGCAACGAAGACTTCATCAAGGCGGCACTTGACAAGCACCCAACAGATCAGCGGCCGTCGATGGCACTGGCCGTCCGGCAATGGCTGGCCCAAGACCGTGCATCGGCAATCGAAATCTTGGAACCGATCGTCCAACAGCATGCCGACTATCGACCGGCAATCGGGTTGCTGGGTTTTCTGTACGCCGATTCCGCGGATTTCCAGTCGCTTCGAGAGTTGCTTCAGGAGTTTTCGCCCGACAGCATCGATCGCGCGGAGTATTGGTACGCCTTTGGGGTGGCCAAACAACAGGCGGGGGCCAACGAAGCGGCGATCGGAGCGTTCGCCAAGTCCGTCGACGATCCGTTTTTGGGGATGCTGGCGTCTGGACGCATGGCGACCGTTTTGGCGGCGGCGGGAAAACTGGATTCGGCAAAGGCGTTCACGGCAGACGATGCCACCTACAAGCAACTGTGCATGGCCCAGGGGACGTTTCTGAACAGCGGCCAGCAATCTCAGAAGGCATGTTTAGAGATCGCGGAATTATTGGCGACGCTGGGACGCGAACGTGAAGTCCAGTTTTGGACTCGGCTGGCGTCATCGCGAACCAGCGAGCCGGTGGATGATCTGACTGCACAGACACGATCGATCAACCGCGCGGCTCGAACCTCCGAGCGCAACAACCTTTTGGCGTCACTTCGCCAGCAGTATCCAGTCGTTGCATCGGAGCTGGAAGCCACTGGCCCCAGCGACGTCGCGGACACGGCATCGGGCCGAATTCCCAGTGTCGACTTCGAACAATTGACGCCGGTTCGGTTGATCGACGAAGCGAAACAACGCGGGCTGGAGTTCACGTTCAACCACGGCGAACGCGATGGATCGCTGGGACGATGGATTCTGCACATCACCGGCGGTGGCGTCGCGGCACGCGATTTTGATCGGGACGGATGGCCGGACATCTTGATGACGCAAGCCGGCAGCGATCCACGTTCCGGCGGCGCGACGGAGACCGCCGGAACCTCCGATGCATTGTTTTGGAACCATGATGGAACGTTCTCGCGAGCGCCCGACTGGGCCATCGATTCACGGGGATACGGCCAGGGCGTGGCGGCCGGTGACGTCAACGGCGACGGGTTTGATGACTTGTTCATCGCGACGGTGGATCGAAACCGGCTGTGGATCAACCGCGGGGATGGCACGTTTCGTGACGCGACCGAACAAGCCCAGATGACCAGCCGCCAATGGTCGTGCAGCGTGGCGATGGCTGATTTGAACGGCGATGGGCTGAGCGATTTGATCGAAACGAATTACACCGAAAAGCCGGCATCGTTGGATTTGCCTTGCTATGACGACGATGGCGAACTGACCGCTTGCATGCCGTTGGCATTCGGTCCGACGCCGGACTATCTGTGGCTGTCCAACGGCGACGGGACCTTTCGCAACGACGGCGACTGGGACGAACCGTCACGACAAGGCCGCGGACTGGGTGTTTTGGTGGCCGACGTCGATGCCAGCGGCGAACTGGACGTGTTGGTGGCCAACGACCAATCGGCCAACCATCTGTGGCAACGTCGTGACGATCGCTGGGTGGACATGGGCACGTTGCGAGGGCTGGCCGTCGGTTCAGTCGGTCGACCACAGGGGTGCATGGGCATCGCGTGGGGTGACCCGGATGACGATGGCGACATGGACCTGATGGTTACGAACTATACCAACGAGCACAACAATTTTTTCGTCCAGCAATCCGCCGGACACTTCATCGATCGGGCGGCGATGAGTGGCATGACCGATATCTCGTTGGTCATGCTGGGGTTTGGCGTCGCATTGACCGACTTGGACGTCGACGGTCGCGATGAAGTCTTCATCGCCAACGGCCTTGTGAACAAGAACACGGACCCGGGATTGCCGTTCAAGCAGCCGGCCCAGGTGTTGCGAACGTCGGGCATCCGGTTGTGGGACGATCTGCGAACCGAAGGCACCTATTTGGAAGAACCCCATGTCGGCCGCGCGATCGGACTGGCGGATTTCAATCGCGATGGCCTGACCGACATCGCGATCACGCACTTGGGTGAACCTGCGGGGCTGTTGATCAATCACAGTGATGTGGAAACGTCGGACCGCTGGATCGCTTTCGATTTGGTCGCCAACAACAGTGATCGCGACGCCGTTGGTTCGACGGTCACGGTGAAAACGAATTTGCGTGATCGCGTCATCCAGCGGGTCGCCGGATACGGTTACCAGTCGACGCACGACCGAGTTTTGAAGACCACGCTGGCGTCGGGGGAGAAGATCGAATCGGTTCAGGTCCGCTGGCGCGGTGGCGGGACGGATGACTTGGGGCCGCTTGCGACCGGAAGCGTCTGGCAGCTTCGCCAGGGCGAATCGGATCCGATTTTGCTGGGCGGATTGCCGGGCGGGCAATAG
- a CDS encoding NAD-dependent epimerase/dehydratase family protein — protein sequence MNESSQPADADFSALCDWRDLHADAFDGTRCLITGGAGFIGSHLAHALVTLGAEVVLLDDLSGGSRDNVPPGCRLVEGCIRDHDAVALAMDRAELVFHLAALGSVPRSITMPAVYTDINIGGTMRVLEVARQSGVRRLVLASSSSVYGETPELPKHESMPMLALSPYAASKIACEALVRSYAKCYDIDTACLRFFNVFGPRQNANSAYAAVIAAFGKALAEGKSPIVYDDGEQSRDFTYVENVVHANLLAARSSRPIDGAAVNVACGRRVTVNELAKRMMQSFGHGDLSIDYRPARTGDIRHSLASLDRASELLGYEPVVDFEAGLDATVRWMRSDV from the coding sequence ATGAACGAATCATCTCAGCCAGCCGACGCGGACTTTTCGGCACTCTGTGATTGGCGTGATCTGCACGCCGACGCTTTCGACGGCACCCGGTGTTTGATCACCGGAGGTGCCGGTTTCATTGGGTCACATCTGGCCCACGCTCTTGTCACCCTGGGCGCCGAAGTTGTCTTGCTGGACGACTTGTCGGGCGGATCTCGTGACAACGTGCCGCCGGGATGCAGGTTGGTCGAAGGCTGCATTCGCGACCACGACGCGGTGGCGTTGGCGATGGACCGCGCGGAGTTGGTCTTTCACTTGGCGGCACTGGGCAGCGTTCCTCGGTCGATCACGATGCCCGCGGTTTATACCGACATCAACATCGGCGGGACCATGCGGGTGCTGGAGGTCGCCAGACAGAGCGGCGTGCGGCGACTGGTCCTGGCCAGCAGCAGCAGCGTTTACGGCGAGACGCCCGAGTTGCCCAAGCATGAATCGATGCCGATGTTGGCCTTGTCGCCCTATGCGGCCAGCAAGATCGCGTGTGAAGCGTTGGTGCGGTCTTACGCCAAGTGTTACGACATCGACACCGCTTGTTTGCGATTCTTCAACGTGTTCGGACCACGCCAGAACGCCAATTCGGCGTACGCCGCCGTGATCGCCGCGTTCGGCAAAGCGCTTGCCGAAGGGAAATCACCGATCGTCTATGACGACGGCGAACAGTCGCGTGACTTCACGTACGTGGAGAACGTCGTCCACGCGAACTTGTTGGCGGCTCGATCGTCGCGGCCGATCGACGGTGCCGCGGTCAACGTGGCTTGTGGTCGTCGCGTGACGGTCAACGAGTTAGCGAAGCGAATGATGCAGTCGTTCGGTCACGGTGATTTGTCGATCGATTATCGCCCGGCGCGAACCGGTGATATTCGGCATTCGTTGGCGTCGTTGGATCGAGCGTCGGAGTTGTTGGGGTATGAACCGGTCGTCGATTTCGAAGCGGGGTTGGACGCGACGGTGCGGTGGATGCGATCGGACGTGTAG
- a CDS encoding nucleotide sugar dehydrogenase — MSASELLRERIADGTAKVGVVGLGYVGLPLISAFTNAGFQCIGFDVDQRKVDALLKGESYIKHIADKTIGEWIEKKMLDPTADMSRLAEADVVLICVPTPLSDTRDPDLKYVTSTTEAIAKVLRPGQMVILESTTYPTTTRDVMVPILEKNAGGLKIGEDFFVAYSPEREDPGNANYTAAGIPKVVGGVDEASTKLACDLYSKAIVQVVPVSSAEVAEACKILENTYRSVNIALVNELKTLYDRMGIDVWEVIDAAKTKPFGFQAFYPGPGLGGHCIPIDPFYLSWLARREGMATRFIELAGEVNTNMPHYVITRVAEALNDAGKPIKGSRILILGMAYKKDVDDSRESPSFELMDLLLDRGADVCYNDPYIPELPPKRRYQDLPSLSSVPLSSEYLRAMDCVLIATDHSDYDYDFIVKHSPLVVDTRNATKDVAEGREKIRKA; from the coding sequence ATGAGTGCATCTGAACTTCTTCGCGAACGTATCGCTGATGGGACGGCGAAGGTGGGGGTGGTTGGTCTGGGGTATGTGGGCCTGCCGCTGATCAGCGCGTTTACCAATGCGGGATTCCAGTGCATCGGGTTCGATGTGGACCAGAGGAAGGTGGACGCTCTGCTGAAGGGCGAAAGCTATATCAAACACATCGCCGACAAGACGATCGGTGAGTGGATCGAGAAGAAAATGCTGGATCCGACCGCCGATATGAGCCGGCTGGCCGAGGCGGATGTGGTGCTGATCTGTGTTCCCACGCCACTGTCGGATACTCGCGATCCCGACCTGAAGTACGTGACCAGCACCACCGAGGCGATCGCAAAGGTGCTGCGTCCCGGGCAAATGGTCATCTTGGAAAGCACCACTTACCCGACCACCACGCGGGATGTGATGGTGCCGATCCTTGAAAAGAACGCCGGCGGTCTGAAGATCGGCGAAGACTTCTTCGTCGCCTACAGCCCCGAACGCGAAGACCCGGGCAACGCGAACTACACCGCCGCCGGTATCCCCAAGGTGGTCGGTGGCGTGGATGAGGCGTCCACGAAACTGGCGTGCGATCTGTATTCCAAAGCGATCGTGCAGGTCGTCCCGGTGTCATCGGCCGAGGTCGCCGAGGCGTGCAAGATTCTGGAGAACACGTATCGCAGTGTGAACATCGCGTTGGTCAACGAGCTGAAAACGTTGTACGACCGCATGGGCATCGACGTTTGGGAAGTGATCGATGCGGCGAAGACGAAGCCGTTCGGCTTCCAAGCGTTCTACCCCGGACCGGGCCTGGGCGGTCACTGCATCCCGATCGATCCGTTCTATCTGTCGTGGCTGGCCCGTCGCGAAGGCATGGCAACTCGGTTCATCGAACTTGCCGGTGAAGTCAACACGAACATGCCGCACTACGTGATCACTCGCGTGGCCGAGGCGTTGAATGACGCCGGCAAACCGATCAAAGGCAGCCGCATTTTGATCTTGGGGATGGCGTACAAGAAGGACGTCGATGATTCGCGGGAAAGCCCGTCGTTTGAGTTGATGGACTTGTTGCTCGATCGCGGTGCGGACGTCTGTTACAACGATCCTTATATCCCCGAACTGCCGCCGAAGCGTCGTTACCAGGACTTGCCGTCGCTGTCGAGCGTGCCGCTGAGTAGTGAGTATTTGCGGGCGATGGACTGTGTTCTGATCGCGACCGACCACAGCGATTACGACTATGACTTCATCGTGAAGCACTCGCCGTTGGTCGTGGATACTCGCAATGCGACGAAGGATGTTGCCGAGGGTCGGGAAAAGATCCGGAAGGCTTAG
- the cysK gene encoding cysteine synthase A, translated as MPRNHTFDNVAKAIGDTPMIRINRLVPDDHATVFAKCEFFQPLNSVKDRIGVAMIEAGEKDGSITSETHVIEPTSGNTGIALAFVCAAKGYKLTLTMPESMSVERRALLRAMGANLVLTPAADGMGGAIEKAHELVTQTANAFMPQQFENPANPAIHEATTGPEIWEDSDHNIDAIVAGVGTGGTITGVARYLKSQNPDFKAIAVEPKHSPVISGGSPGKHRIQGIGAGFIPKNLDTAIIDDVIQVDDEDAFAWGRKLAKEEGIVAGISSGANMCAAAQLAARPEMKGKRIVTIMCSLGERYLSTPLFGDLGL; from the coding sequence ATGCCGCGAAATCACACGTTTGACAACGTCGCCAAGGCGATCGGTGACACCCCGATGATCCGCATCAACCGTCTGGTCCCCGACGACCATGCGACGGTGTTCGCGAAGTGCGAATTCTTCCAGCCGCTGAACAGTGTCAAAGACCGGATCGGCGTCGCGATGATCGAAGCCGGCGAAAAAGACGGCAGCATCACGTCGGAAACCCACGTCATCGAACCGACCAGCGGCAACACCGGCATCGCCTTGGCGTTCGTCTGTGCCGCCAAAGGGTACAAGTTGACGCTGACCATGCCGGAATCAATGTCCGTCGAACGGCGAGCCCTGTTGCGGGCGATGGGCGCGAACCTGGTTTTGACGCCGGCCGCCGACGGCATGGGCGGCGCGATCGAGAAAGCTCATGAACTGGTCACGCAAACGGCCAACGCCTTCATGCCGCAACAGTTCGAAAACCCCGCCAACCCCGCGATCCACGAAGCGACCACGGGGCCGGAGATCTGGGAAGACAGCGATCACAACATCGACGCGATCGTCGCCGGCGTCGGCACCGGCGGAACCATCACCGGGGTCGCGCGATACCTGAAGTCACAAAATCCGGACTTCAAAGCCATTGCGGTGGAACCGAAGCATTCGCCGGTCATCAGCGGCGGGTCGCCCGGAAAACACCGCATTCAAGGCATCGGTGCCGGCTTTATCCCCAAGAATTTGGACACCGCAATCATTGATGACGTGATCCAAGTCGACGACGAAGACGCGTTCGCTTGGGGCCGCAAGCTGGCCAAGGAAGAGGGGATCGTGGCGGGGATCAGCAGCGGTGCCAACATGTGTGCTGCCGCCCAATTGGCCGCTCGACCGGAAATGAAAGGCAAGCGAATCGTCACGATCATGTGCAGCCTAGGCGAACGCTATCTCAGCACACCGCTGTTCGGCGACCTGGGGCTATAG
- the dapA gene encoding 4-hydroxy-tetrahydrodipicolinate synthase, translated as MTTRKGSDFAGLSVAIVTPFRDGEVDYGRLREQVEFQIAAGITCLVPAGTTGESPTLSHDEHEKVIGEVIQIAAGRCKVMAGTGSNSTAEALRLTKRAAAEGADATLQVAPYYNKPTQEGFYQHFKAVAEAVDIPVCVYNIPGRTGKNIEVDTIARLSDVPGITMVKEATGSLDQCTAVLGSTDLTVLSGDDSLTLPMISVGAEGVISVAGNIVPGEMIELVQAAVAGDLATAQRLHHRLYSLCSNMLGLATNPIPVKAAMAMLGRDSGELRLPMTPLDDAGKEKLAATLNAFGISAAAVS; from the coding sequence ATGACGACACGCAAAGGTTCGGATTTCGCTGGCTTATCGGTCGCCATTGTGACGCCGTTCCGTGACGGCGAAGTCGACTATGGACGCCTTCGCGAACAGGTCGAATTTCAGATCGCCGCCGGCATCACTTGTCTGGTCCCCGCCGGTACGACCGGCGAGAGCCCGACGCTGTCGCACGATGAGCACGAGAAGGTGATCGGCGAGGTGATCCAAATCGCTGCCGGTCGCTGCAAAGTGATGGCGGGAACGGGCAGCAACAGTACTGCGGAGGCGTTGCGTTTGACCAAACGTGCGGCGGCCGAAGGTGCCGACGCGACGCTGCAGGTCGCCCCATATTACAACAAGCCGACGCAGGAAGGTTTTTACCAGCACTTCAAGGCGGTGGCCGAAGCCGTTGATATTCCGGTGTGCGTCTACAACATTCCCGGGCGTACGGGAAAGAATATCGAAGTCGACACGATTGCGCGGCTGAGCGATGTTCCGGGAATCACGATGGTCAAGGAAGCGACCGGTTCGCTGGACCAGTGCACCGCGGTTTTGGGGTCGACCGACCTGACGGTGTTGTCGGGCGACGATTCGCTGACGTTGCCGATGATCAGTGTGGGTGCAGAAGGTGTGATCAGCGTGGCGGGCAATATCGTCCCGGGCGAGATGATCGAATTGGTCCAAGCGGCCGTGGCCGGTGATTTGGCGACGGCCCAGCGACTGCATCACCGTTTGTATTCGCTGTGCAGCAACATGCTGGGACTGGCGACCAACCCGATTCCGGTCAAAGCGGCGATGGCGATGCTGGGGCGTGACAGCGGTGAATTGCGATTGCCGATGACGCCGCTGGACGATGCCGGCAAGGAGAAGCTGGCGGCGACGTTAAACGCGTTTGGTATTTCCGCCGCGGCGGTTTCCTGA
- a CDS encoding aldose epimerase family protein has translation MTQISPFAVTVIQRPTAILAFATIVFATGTAAWDAEQAGAADQASSGSKVVTVRAEKFGQMPDGTVVKRFTIDNGVNVRASVMSLGATLQNVETIDREGQWASITLHRETLDEYLAGHPLLGSVVGRYANRISGATFRIDGETYDLTKNAGKHHIHGGGKTGFQNQVWAAEPFTKPDQAGVRLRLTSPDGEAGYPGTLSVTMTYAVTTEGRLIMDYRATTDAATVVNLTNHAYWNLAGADTKSTVADHVVTLQADRYLVGDDKKVPTGEIRSVDGGPMDFRQPRAVGSRQSETDYGIYDHCYVIRDWDGSLRTCASVHDPSSGRTMRVQTTQPGVQLYTGNPQGLCLETQHFPDSPNRPEFPSTLLRPGQTFRETTVHTFGVRDD, from the coding sequence ATGACCCAAATTTCTCCGTTCGCTGTGACGGTCATCCAGCGGCCCACTGCGATACTCGCTTTCGCAACCATCGTTTTCGCCACCGGAACCGCTGCATGGGACGCAGAACAGGCTGGGGCCGCCGATCAGGCATCGTCCGGATCTAAGGTGGTAACGGTAAGGGCCGAGAAGTTTGGCCAGATGCCTGATGGAACCGTGGTGAAGCGATTCACGATCGACAACGGTGTGAACGTCCGTGCGAGTGTGATGAGTTTGGGGGCCACGCTGCAGAACGTCGAAACCATCGACCGTGAAGGCCAGTGGGCCAGCATCACGCTGCATCGTGAGACGCTGGACGAGTACTTGGCCGGTCATCCGCTTTTGGGCAGTGTGGTCGGACGCTACGCCAATCGGATCTCCGGTGCAACGTTTCGCATTGACGGCGAAACGTACGATCTGACAAAGAACGCGGGAAAGCACCACATTCACGGCGGCGGCAAGACGGGCTTTCAAAACCAAGTGTGGGCCGCGGAGCCATTCACGAAACCCGATCAAGCGGGGGTGCGATTGCGGTTGACCAGCCCTGATGGCGAAGCGGGCTATCCCGGAACTCTGAGTGTCACGATGACTTACGCGGTGACAACCGAAGGGCGGCTGATCATGGATTACCGGGCGACCACTGACGCGGCGACGGTGGTGAATCTGACCAATCACGCTTACTGGAACTTGGCCGGTGCGGACACCAAGTCCACAGTCGCGGATCACGTCGTCACGTTGCAGGCGGATCGATACCTGGTGGGTGACGACAAGAAGGTTCCGACCGGCGAGATTCGGTCCGTCGATGGCGGGCCGATGGATTTTCGCCAGCCGCGTGCGGTGGGTTCGCGGCAGAGTGAAACCGATTACGGAATTTATGACCACTGTTATGTCATCCGGGACTGGGATGGCAGTTTGCGAACGTGCGCCAGTGTTCACGATCCATCGTCGGGGCGCACGATGCGGGTCCAAACCACACAGCCCGGCGTCCAGCTTTACACGGGCAATCCGCAAGGGCTGTGCTTGGAAACGCAACACTTTCCCGATTCGCCCAACCGGCCCGAGTTTCCGTCGACATTGCTGCGTCCCGGACAGACGTTTCGCGAAACCACTGTGCACACGTTTGGTGTCCGCGACGATTGA